The proteins below come from a single Peptostreptococcaceae bacterium genomic window:
- a CDS encoding universal stress protein has translation MKKVLIPIDQSEHFIKSFEYADQFYEKYESEITVLNVQKKMYDGDKPGDEILKRAEEYFKRREMPVVLRAEKSNDVAEKILEIAENEGFDLIIMTSHGMNAGKRLRLGSVTNKVVYHVKIPILVVK, from the coding sequence ATGAAAAAGGTGCTTATTCCTATTGACCAGTCCGAGCATTTCATTAAATCGTTTGAGTATGCTGACCAATTCTATGAAAAATACGAATCCGAGATAACAGTGCTGAATGTACAGAAAAAAATGTACGATGGAGACAAGCCGGGTGATGAAATTCTGAAGCGAGCAGAGGAATATTTTAAAAGAAGAGAGATGCCTGTGGTGCTAAGGGCAGAAAAGTCAAACGATGTCGCAGAAAAAATACTCGAAATTGCAGAAAATGAGGGATTCGATCTAATAATAATGACATCCCACGGAATGAATGCAGGAAAACGGCTCAGGCTCGGAAGTGTAACCAACAAGGTTGTATATCATGTCAAAATACCGATTCTTGTGGTTAAGTAG
- the pta gene encoding phosphate acetyltransferase: MNFLEKIKLQAKKDIKKIVLPETGDMRTIAAADMILSDGMAEIVLVGNKEEILARAEGYDLSKAEFIDPANFEKMGEFIDAFVEMRKKKGMTPEKAAEILVNPLYFGCMLVKFGHADGMVGGAVNATADVMRAALQVIKTAPGTKLVSAAFIMEVPNCEFGADGLFIFADTALNPNPDSEQLAYIAISSAATFEALTGVEPVVSMLSFSTKGSANHPDVDKVIEGGRIAKELAPDLKLDCELQFDASIIPAIGKKKAPESDVAGKANVIIFPDLDAGNIGYKLVQRLAKASAYGPVTQGLAMPVNDLSRGCTAEDIVGTVALTVLQAQMMK, from the coding sequence ATGAATTTTTTAGAAAAAATCAAGCTACAGGCAAAAAAAGACATCAAGAAAATTGTACTTCCGGAAACTGGAGATATGAGAACAATAGCTGCTGCTGACATGATTCTTTCAGACGGAATGGCTGAAATCGTTCTTGTGGGAAACAAAGAGGAAATATTGGCAAGGGCAGAGGGATATGACCTTTCAAAAGCTGAATTCATAGATCCTGCAAATTTCGAAAAAATGGGCGAATTCATAGATGCATTTGTAGAGATGAGAAAGAAAAAGGGAATGACTCCGGAAAAAGCAGCTGAGATTCTTGTAAATCCACTGTACTTCGGGTGCATGCTCGTCAAGTTTGGCCATGCCGATGGAATGGTTGGAGGAGCTGTAAACGCCACAGCCGATGTAATGCGTGCGGCTTTGCAGGTTATCAAGACTGCTCCGGGAACAAAACTCGTTTCCGCTGCTTTCATAATGGAAGTTCCCAACTGCGAATTTGGAGCTGACGGCTTATTCATCTTTGCCGATACTGCACTTAATCCGAATCCCGATTCCGAGCAACTTGCTTACATAGCAATAAGCTCCGCGGCAACTTTTGAAGCGCTTACTGGCGTTGAGCCCGTAGTAAGCATGCTTTCATTCTCAACAAAGGGCAGCGCAAACCATCCCGATGTCGACAAGGTAATCGAAGGCGGAAGAATTGCCAAGGAACTAGCTCCCGACCTTAAATTGGACTGCGAGCTTCAATTCGACGCATCAATTATACCGGCTATAGGGAAGAAAAAAGCTCCTGAAAGCGATGTTGCAGGTAAGGCAAATGTAATAATATTCCCCGACCTTGACGCTGGAAACATAGGATACAAGCTTGTTCAAAGATTGGCCAAGGCTAGTGCATACGGACCGGTGACTCAAGGCTTGGCAATGCCGGTAAACGATCTCTCAAGGGGCTGTACAGCTGAGGATATCGTTGGAACAGTTGCTCTTACTGTGCTTCAAGCTCAAATGATGAAATAG
- a CDS encoding M23 family metallopeptidase, with protein MGKKPILAVLIILIMMLGACAAGKPVEQLVEKPVEQLSEAKIPLPLAEILMKDTQPGWVFSLEMENLKKDDQVSIETDMVHMQTFFHVTEDEDEWNRLFAVDTLNSGKKGFLIVSVKRDGRTIFRKKLDIGFTDRIFPSQELQISQELLERRIEAVSKGWEKFRMAIAKSVRTEEIYWDEAFIMPVEGRISTPFGARRTLNGDYGYIHSGIDLANKKGTPILAANSGKVVLAEVQSLTGNTIVIDHGRGLFTLYAHLEAMSVAIGDNVNRGQEIGAMGSTGFSTGSHLHFETQLMGVYIDPYILAEKSMELRKQMEREELK; from the coding sequence ATGGGAAAGAAACCAATTTTGGCGGTTTTAATAATATTAATAATGATGCTTGGGGCATGTGCTGCGGGAAAGCCCGTGGAACAGCTAGTGGAAAAGCCAGTGGAACAGCTTTCGGAGGCAAAAATTCCATTGCCTCTTGCGGAGATTTTGATGAAAGACACGCAGCCGGGTTGGGTTTTCTCCCTTGAAATGGAGAATCTTAAAAAGGATGATCAGGTTAGCATTGAAACGGACATGGTTCATATGCAGACATTCTTCCACGTGACCGAGGACGAGGATGAATGGAACAGACTGTTCGCGGTGGATACATTGAATTCGGGCAAAAAAGGTTTTTTAATCGTAAGTGTTAAAAGAGACGGACGCACTATATTCAGAAAGAAACTGGACATCGGGTTTACAGACAGGATTTTTCCGAGTCAGGAGCTTCAGATATCGCAAGAACTTCTTGAAAGACGCATCGAAGCAGTTTCAAAGGGCTGGGAGAAGTTTAGGATGGCCATTGCGAAGTCGGTGCGAACGGAGGAAATTTATTGGGACGAGGCATTCATTATGCCGGTTGAGGGGCGGATTTCGACACCGTTTGGGGCAAGGCGGACCTTGAACGGAGATTATGGATATATACATTCGGGCATAGATCTGGCAAATAAAAAGGGAACGCCGATTCTGGCGGCAAATTCGGGAAAAGTTGTTCTTGCCGAAGTACAGAGCCTTACGGGAAACACCATTGTAATCGACCACGGCCGAGGGCTCTTTACGTTATATGCGCATCTTGAAGCCATGTCGGTTGCAATTGGGGATAATGTAAACAGGGGGCAGGAGATAGGGGCAATGGGCAGCACCGGTTTTTCTACGGGTTCTCATCTGCACTTTGAGACTCAGCTTATGGGTGTCTATATCGATCCATATATTTTGGCGGAAAAGAGCATGGAGCTCCGAAAACAAATGGAAAGAGAGGAATTAAAATGA
- a CDS encoding DUF362 domain-containing protein, producing the protein MKSKVYFMDFRSRRKKENKHNKLLRLFDAVGASEIISEGDLTAVKLHFGEKGGDGFIRPIFVRPIVDKIKEAGGKPFLTDTNTLYSGSRKNSVDHLNTAYEHGFTPLVTGAPILIADGIKSDNFCVVELGLKHFSFARIASDIVNADAMVVMSHFKGHEMAGFGGSIKNIAMGCAPAIGKRDQHSTRPKVEAEKCIGCEACINVCPEGAIENIEGKAFIHEEKCIGCGECITVCPAAAIELDQWGSEAKDFIEKMTEYAYGAVKDKKEKTIYFNFLMDITPDCDCVPWSDAPIVPDIGILASTDPVAIDKASLDLINEESALKHSMLHDNRTGDECTCGEDHFKAMRKGTYGELQISYGESIGLGSSDYELIKL; encoded by the coding sequence ATGAAAAGCAAAGTATATTTCATGGATTTCAGGTCAAGAAGAAAAAAAGAGAATAAGCACAACAAACTTTTGCGACTGTTCGATGCGGTAGGGGCGTCAGAGATAATCTCGGAGGGTGATTTAACTGCGGTCAAGCTTCATTTTGGCGAAAAGGGAGGAGACGGATTCATTCGTCCGATTTTCGTTCGTCCCATAGTGGACAAGATAAAGGAAGCTGGAGGAAAGCCATTCCTTACGGATACAAACACTCTCTACAGCGGGAGCCGAAAGAATTCGGTGGATCATTTGAACACGGCATACGAGCACGGCTTTACGCCGCTTGTAACAGGGGCGCCAATCCTGATTGCGGACGGCATAAAGAGCGACAATTTTTGCGTAGTGGAGCTTGGGCTCAAGCACTTTAGTTTTGCCAGGATAGCATCCGACATAGTAAATGCCGACGCAATGGTCGTGATGTCGCATTTCAAGGGCCACGAAATGGCGGGCTTTGGAGGAAGCATAAAGAACATAGCTATGGGCTGCGCGCCCGCTATCGGAAAAAGAGACCAGCACTCTACGCGTCCAAAGGTCGAAGCTGAAAAATGCATAGGATGCGAGGCCTGCATAAATGTCTGCCCGGAAGGGGCTATCGAGAATATTGAAGGAAAGGCATTCATACACGAGGAGAAATGCATAGGCTGCGGGGAATGCATTACCGTATGTCCTGCTGCGGCAATAGAGCTCGACCAGTGGGGAAGCGAGGCCAAGGATTTCATAGAAAAGATGACCGAGTATGCCTACGGAGCGGTAAAAGACAAGAAGGAAAAGACAATTTATTTTAATTTTCTTATGGATATAACCCCCGACTGCGACTGCGTTCCATGGAGCGATGCCCCTATAGTGCCGGACATTGGCATATTGGCGTCTACGGATCCGGTTGCCATAGACAAGGCAAGCCTAGACCTTATAAACGAGGAATCGGCACTCAAGCATTCGATGCTCCATGATAATAGGACGGGCGATGAGTGTACGTGTGGAGAGGACCATTTCAAAGCAATGAGAAAGGGAACCTACGGAGAGCTTCAGATAAGCTACGGAGAGTCCATTGGCCTTGGAAGCTCGGACTACGAATTGATAAAACTGTAA
- a CDS encoding pyridoxamine kinase has product MKSPVQRVAAIHDLSGFGRASLTAIIPILSTMGIQVCPVPTAVLSSHTGDFTDYTFIDLTDRLEAYIAHWKKLDIEFDAIYSGFLGSPEQIAIVSDFIDFFGNKENLVLIDPVMGDNGELYATMDNEMVRKMRDLVGKADIITPNFTEAAYLLGEDYDEYIDIDGVKSWLKRLADMGPGTVILTSVPSPEGDKNTSVIAYDSKHDKYWKVSCRYIPAHFPGTGDVFASIVVGSLLQGDSLPVAMERAVQFITTAIRASYGFEYPKREGVLLERVLNTINLPVIGSSYELL; this is encoded by the coding sequence ATGAAAAGTCCTGTTCAAAGGGTGGCGGCAATCCACGACCTATCGGGTTTCGGAAGGGCATCGCTGACGGCAATCATTCCAATATTGTCTACTATGGGAATACAGGTTTGTCCCGTTCCAACGGCGGTTCTTTCAAGCCATACCGGAGATTTTACAGACTATACATTCATTGATCTGACAGATCGGCTCGAGGCTTATATTGCCCATTGGAAAAAACTCGATATAGAATTCGATGCCATATATAGCGGATTCTTAGGTTCTCCGGAGCAGATTGCTATCGTATCGGATTTCATAGATTTTTTTGGCAATAAAGAAAACCTTGTTCTTATTGACCCCGTAATGGGGGACAATGGGGAGCTATACGCAACAATGGACAATGAAATGGTCAGAAAAATGCGTGATCTTGTTGGAAAGGCGGACATAATAACTCCGAACTTCACGGAAGCGGCCTATTTACTAGGGGAAGACTACGACGAATACATAGATATCGACGGAGTAAAGAGCTGGCTTAAGCGTCTGGCCGACATGGGGCCGGGTACGGTCATTCTTACAAGCGTTCCAAGCCCTGAAGGGGACAAGAATACGAGCGTTATAGCCTACGACAGCAAGCACGATAAATACTGGAAGGTAAGCTGCAGATACATACCTGCCCATTTTCCGGGAACCGGAGATGTTTTTGCAAGCATAGTTGTTGGAAGCCTGCTCCAAGGTGACAGCCTTCCCGTGGCCATGGAACGGGCCGTGCAGTTCATAACTACGGCAATAAGGGCGAGCTATGGTTTTGAATATCCCAAAAGGGAGGGCGTTCTCCTCGAAAGAGTGCTAAATACCATTAACCTTCCTGTTATAGGAAGCAGCTACGAACTTTTGTAA
- a CDS encoding response regulator transcription factor yields the protein MEKIRILVVDDEVHILELIKYNLEQSGFLVDVAENGEVALSMIEKGNYNLVLLDLMLPGMSGTVVCQRVRRNVKMRKLPIIMLTAKGEETDKIEGLDTGADDYITKPFSINELKARINSLLRRSGDLEPSGSMEIDGIVIDSIKHEVKVDGLPVEMTLKEYELLKLLLLNQGKVLTRDMILDRVWGYEYFGDTRTVDVHIRHLRRKIGQNKSELIETVRGVGYRLK from the coding sequence ATGGAAAAAATACGTATTTTGGTCGTGGATGATGAGGTTCATATTCTAGAACTGATCAAATACAATCTTGAGCAATCGGGTTTTCTGGTGGATGTTGCCGAAAACGGAGAGGTTGCTCTGTCAATGATTGAGAAAGGAAATTATAACTTGGTTTTGCTTGATTTGATGCTTCCAGGCATGAGTGGGACGGTGGTTTGCCAAAGGGTGAGAAGGAATGTTAAAATGCGCAAACTGCCTATCATAATGCTCACCGCAAAAGGCGAGGAAACCGACAAAATAGAAGGCCTTGATACGGGAGCCGACGATTATATTACCAAGCCGTTTAGCATAAATGAACTAAAGGCAAGAATTAATTCCCTGTTGAGGAGAAGCGGAGACTTAGAGCCCTCCGGAAGCATGGAAATAGACGGAATCGTCATCGATTCTATTAAACACGAGGTTAAGGTGGATGGCTTGCCGGTTGAAATGACGCTGAAGGAATATGAGCTTTTAAAGCTTCTTTTGTTAAATCAAGGAAAGGTTTTGACAAGGGATATGATTCTTGATAGGGTTTGGGGCTATGAATATTTTGGAGATACGAGAACGGTGGATGTGCATATTAGACATCTTAGAAGAAAAATTGGGCAGAATAAAAGTGAACTAATTGAAACCGTCCGTGGGGTCGGTTATAGGTTGAAATAG
- a CDS encoding HAMP domain-containing protein: protein MKKKLFMTYMVLMVVGFVLIGVLTHQFLKDNYEEDLTLHLASNLKLLKLNVEKKLFEEELEGIDFHSFVSEISETIDVRVTVIDSKGKVLADSEVLENDLFDMENHQNRSEFKEALDGFVGKGIRTSATVNIDYMYMAIPLEKDGEIVGAVRLAYPLVRINQINRNFIENILLSLFIAFGISLFMAYRYSKRITEPILSIAESAKQISTGDFEHKVNVKTGDEIEALGDAFNVMTERLKNNISMLNDEHLNLQSILTSISEGLVAVDNEKRVMLMNYSCKEILGVDDRDVYGKILTDIIEEPAARDMVSSILENEEIGSREVVIREPEHMVLKISSGKIRLDTVKREILGTIMVIRDITEIRVLEDMRKDFVANVSHELKTPLTSISGFVETLKGGAMYDENVRDRFLDIIEIESARLYRLIDDLLILSNIETSQLGKNRKDAIDMGKAIEEVCEMVDITAENKGIKIKRRIPEDLPSLYGNRDWFKQMVLNLVDNAVKYTSDGGEVFVSVYKFDRDLFIKVKDTGLGIPENDIPRIFERFYRVDKARSRDVGGTGLGLAIVKHIVIAFNGEIKARSEEGKGSEFIVKIPLNENVQNIPR from the coding sequence ATGAAAAAAAAATTATTTATGACATATATGGTTCTTATGGTTGTTGGTTTTGTTCTCATAGGAGTTTTAACGCACCAATTTCTAAAAGACAATTACGAAGAAGATTTAACATTGCATCTCGCAAGCAATTTGAAGCTTTTGAAGTTGAACGTCGAGAAAAAACTATTTGAAGAAGAATTGGAGGGTATTGATTTTCATTCATTTGTGTCGGAGATATCCGAAACGATTGATGTTAGGGTGACGGTAATTGATTCCAAAGGAAAGGTTTTGGCCGATTCAGAGGTTCTGGAAAATGATTTGTTTGATATGGAGAATCATCAGAATCGTTCTGAATTCAAAGAAGCTTTGGACGGTTTTGTAGGGAAAGGCATAAGAACCAGCGCTACAGTTAACATAGACTACATGTATATGGCTATTCCATTGGAAAAAGATGGAGAGATAGTGGGAGCAGTTCGCTTGGCCTATCCTCTGGTTCGAATTAATCAGATTAACCGGAATTTTATAGAGAATATTCTTCTCTCCCTATTTATTGCATTCGGGATTTCGCTTTTCATGGCTTACAGATATTCAAAACGTATAACCGAGCCTATACTAAGTATTGCAGAATCTGCCAAGCAGATTTCAACGGGCGATTTCGAACATAAGGTGAATGTGAAAACCGGGGACGAGATCGAAGCCCTTGGTGATGCGTTCAATGTTATGACGGAACGATTGAAAAACAACATTTCAATGCTCAACGATGAGCATTTGAATCTGCAGTCCATTCTGACATCCATATCTGAAGGGCTTGTTGCCGTGGATAATGAAAAAAGAGTCATGCTTATGAATTATTCTTGCAAAGAAATTCTTGGAGTCGACGATAGAGATGTATACGGTAAAATATTGACAGATATTATAGAAGAACCAGCTGCGAGGGATATGGTAAGTTCGATTCTGGAAAATGAAGAAATAGGGAGCCGGGAAGTAGTTATACGGGAGCCCGAGCACATGGTGCTTAAAATAAGTTCCGGAAAAATCAGACTCGACACAGTGAAAAGAGAAATACTCGGAACCATAATGGTTATACGAGACATAACGGAGATACGGGTGCTTGAAGATATGCGCAAGGATTTTGTAGCAAATGTTTCACATGAATTGAAGACGCCGCTCACGTCCATATCTGGATTCGTCGAGACGCTTAAGGGTGGCGCCATGTATGATGAGAATGTGAGGGACCGTTTTCTTGACATCATTGAAATAGAAAGCGCAAGACTCTATCGCCTCATTGACGACCTGCTGATTTTGTCAAATATCGAAACGAGCCAACTCGGCAAGAATAGGAAAGACGCCATTGACATGGGCAAGGCAATAGAAGAGGTTTGCGAGATGGTTGATATTACCGCTGAAAACAAAGGCATAAAAATCAAGCGGCGCATACCGGAAGACCTGCCATCTCTATACGGCAATCGCGACTGGTTCAAGCAAATGGTTTTAAATCTGGTTGACAACGCGGTTAAATACACATCAGATGGTGGCGAGGTATTTGTTTCAGTATATAAATTTGATAGGGATTTGTTTATAAAGGTGAAGGATACAGGATTGGGGATTCCGGAAAATGATATACCAAGGATTTTCGAACGGTTTTACAGAGTAGACAAGGCCCGTTCACGAGATGTTGGAGGGACTGGGTTAGGGCTCGCAATAGTAAAGCATATAGTCATTGCGTTTAATGGAGAAATTAAAGCTAGAAGCGAAGAAGGCAAGGGCAGTGAATTCATCGTAAAAATTCCATTGAATGAAAATGTTCAAAATATACCGCGCTGA
- a CDS encoding phosphate ABC transporter substrate-binding protein — MNIRNLRVIVLGLTLVLSMGIFSGCAKEAAPVQTSEEGSLEGEVAVVGSTSVTPLAQEIADAFMLKNPGVRVDVQGVGSTAGVKAASEGAADIGMASRDLKTEEKGWGLDEHIIAYDGIAVVVHPTNEVGDLDPETVKAIFKGEITNWKEVGGADEEILIVSREEGSGTRGAFEELLEIDAVKEDALIAEGNGSVKANIASKTYGIGYISLSYVDETVKTVEINGVEPTVDNILAGSYKVSRPFLMLTKGENSGIAKAYLDFIFSEEGQAIVSEKNIPVK, encoded by the coding sequence ATGAATATAAGAAATTTAAGAGTAATTGTATTGGGACTTACGCTAGTATTGTCAATGGGGATTTTCTCCGGTTGCGCAAAAGAGGCGGCTCCGGTACAGACATCAGAGGAAGGAAGCCTTGAAGGCGAGGTTGCAGTTGTAGGATCGACTTCAGTTACTCCTCTTGCCCAGGAAATTGCTGATGCTTTTATGTTAAAGAATCCCGGAGTTAGAGTGGATGTTCAAGGGGTGGGATCCACTGCAGGTGTTAAGGCTGCTAGCGAAGGCGCTGCGGATATTGGCATGGCTTCGAGGGATTTAAAAACCGAAGAAAAAGGATGGGGACTTGACGAACATATCATCGCGTATGACGGAATTGCTGTTGTAGTTCATCCGACCAATGAAGTTGGCGATTTAGATCCGGAAACGGTTAAGGCTATTTTTAAGGGTGAAATTACTAATTGGAAGGAAGTCGGTGGTGCAGATGAAGAAATTCTGATAGTTTCAAGAGAAGAAGGTTCCGGAACGAGAGGTGCTTTCGAGGAGCTTTTGGAAATCGATGCAGTTAAAGAGGACGCGCTCATTGCAGAAGGAAACGGCTCGGTAAAAGCCAATATTGCTAGTAAAACATATGGTATTGGTTACATCTCTCTCTCTTATGTGGATGAAACCGTAAAGACTGTAGAAATTAACGGTGTTGAGCCTACGGTTGATAACATTTTGGCAGGCTCATACAAAGTTTCCAGACCTTTCCTGATGCTGACGAAGGGTGAAAATTCGGGAATAGCTAAAGCGTATCTCGATTTCATCTTTAGCGAAGAAGGACAGGCTATCGTTTCAGAAAAGAATATCCCGGTTAAATAA
- the pstC gene encoding phosphate ABC transporter permease subunit PstC has product MENFESKTVTGSLKMEENKARKRFESIVEAVFLLCALTAVLGVAVITIFVFIRGGPFLLKYGLGNFVLGSKWQPLDDVFGILPMIVASLMGTLGAMVMGVPVGLLTAVFLAEVAPSRLAAVIRPAVDLLAGIPSVVYGFFGLVVIVPIIDKWFGGGGNSLLAVIIILSVMILPTVVSISEAAIRAVPKEYREGSLAMGASQMQTIFKVILPAAKSGILTAVILGIGRAVGETMAVILVAGNTALVPTSILDRVRTMTANIAIEMGYAFGMHQDALFATGVVLFVFIMGLNALLGLISNKAGE; this is encoded by the coding sequence ATGGAAAATTTTGAATCAAAAACTGTAACCGGAAGTTTGAAAATGGAAGAGAACAAGGCTAGAAAACGCTTTGAGTCTATTGTTGAAGCGGTTTTTTTGCTGTGCGCCCTGACGGCAGTATTGGGGGTCGCCGTTATTACGATTTTTGTTTTTATACGAGGCGGTCCGTTTCTTTTGAAATATGGTTTGGGGAATTTTGTGCTTGGCAGTAAATGGCAACCTTTAGATGATGTTTTCGGCATCTTGCCAATGATTGTTGCATCGTTGATGGGTACATTGGGAGCCATGGTCATGGGAGTACCCGTGGGACTGTTGACTGCTGTATTTCTAGCCGAGGTGGCGCCTTCGAGACTTGCGGCCGTCATACGCCCGGCGGTGGATCTTTTGGCAGGCATTCCGTCGGTGGTGTACGGTTTTTTTGGTCTGGTGGTGATTGTTCCTATCATTGACAAGTGGTTTGGAGGCGGAGGTAACAGTCTCCTGGCAGTAATCATCATCCTTTCGGTCATGATCTTGCCAACGGTGGTGAGTATTTCGGAGGCAGCTATTCGGGCGGTTCCGAAGGAATATCGGGAAGGCTCCCTAGCTATGGGAGCCAGCCAGATGCAAACGATTTTCAAAGTTATTTTGCCTGCGGCGAAATCAGGCATACTTACAGCCGTGATACTTGGAATAGGAAGGGCTGTCGGCGAAACCATGGCGGTGATTCTGGTGGCCGGAAACACAGCTTTGGTTCCCACATCGATTCTTGACCGGGTACGGACCATGACGGCAAACATAGCTATTGAAATGGGATATGCCTTTGGCATGCATCAGGATGCTTTGTTTGCTACAGGGGTTGTTCTATTCGTTTTTATCATGGGACTCAACGCCCTTTTGGGATTGATTTCAAACAAGGCGGGTGAATGA
- the pstA gene encoding phosphate ABC transporter permease PstA — MKDKNMKDRIFRSLIWLSAALTAGILAWILGYVLYKGIGQISWEFISSMARGSGEGGILPMIVTTFYVIGVSILIVTPIGICAAIYMVEYAKPGPMVRSIRFATESLAGIPSIIFGLFGFLLFVTALHFKFSILSGALTLSIMVLPTIVRTTEEALKSVPDAYREGSLGLGASKLSTIVKVILPTAIPGILAAVILSIGRIVGETAAVYMTVGMAPYIPRGLMDSGRTLSVHLYILAKEGISFEKAYATATVLIFLVAIINLLANRMAAMLKRNRG, encoded by the coding sequence ATGAAAGACAAGAATATGAAAGACAGGATTTTCAGGAGCTTGATTTGGCTTTCGGCCGCGTTGACTGCCGGAATATTGGCGTGGATTTTGGGGTATGTGCTTTACAAAGGTATTGGACAAATCAGTTGGGAATTCATCTCGTCCATGGCCAGAGGTTCAGGAGAGGGCGGCATACTTCCCATGATTGTGACGACTTTTTATGTGATTGGGGTATCCATTTTGATAGTCACGCCCATCGGAATCTGCGCAGCTATATATATGGTCGAGTATGCCAAACCGGGCCCGATGGTAAGAAGCATCCGTTTCGCCACGGAGTCCCTGGCAGGCATTCCTTCAATCATTTTCGGTCTTTTCGGATTTTTGCTTTTTGTAACGGCGCTGCATTTCAAGTTTTCCATTCTTTCGGGGGCATTGACGCTGAGCATCATGGTTCTTCCGACGATTGTGAGAACAACGGAGGAGGCTTTGAAATCTGTTCCGGATGCTTATAGGGAAGGGAGTCTTGGTCTTGGAGCTTCCAAACTCAGTACAATCGTCAAAGTTATTCTACCTACGGCCATTCCGGGGATTTTGGCGGCTGTCATTTTGAGTATCGGTCGTATCGTTGGAGAGACAGCGGCGGTTTACATGACTGTCGGCATGGCGCCTTATATTCCACGGGGATTGATGGACTCGGGCAGAACCCTGTCGGTACATCTTTATATATTGGCCAAAGAAGGCATATCGTTTGAAAAAGCTTATGCAACAGCAACGGTTTTGATTTTTCTGGTGGCCATCATCAATCTATTGGCAAACAGAATGGCTGCTATGCTGAAAAGGAATAGGGGCTAG
- a CDS encoding phosphate ABC transporter ATP-binding protein: MGLKFEIKDLNLFYGDVQALKNISMNIEEQKVTALIGPSGCGKSTFLRTLNRLNDLIEGVTIEGSVKLDGNDIYNNIDVIKLRKRVGMVFQKPNPFPMSIYENVAYGPKTHGMKNKSDLEEIVEKSLKQAAIWDEVKDRMKKSALGLSGGQQQRLCIARALAVEPEVILMDEPTSALDPIATSKIESLVEELKKSYTIVIVTHSMQQAARISDNTAFFILGEMAEFNVTNKIFTNPMDKRTEDYITGRFG; this comes from the coding sequence ATGGGATTAAAATTTGAAATTAAGGATTTGAATCTTTTTTATGGAGACGTTCAGGCTTTGAAGAATATTTCCATGAATATTGAAGAACAGAAGGTGACAGCTCTCATCGGTCCCTCCGGGTGCGGAAAATCAACTTTTTTGAGAACACTCAACAGGTTGAATGACTTGATTGAGGGAGTAACGATAGAGGGAAGCGTCAAGCTTGACGGGAACGACATATATAACAATATCGACGTGATAAAATTAAGGAAAAGGGTTGGAATGGTGTTTCAGAAGCCGAATCCATTTCCGATGAGCATATATGAGAACGTGGCTTATGGACCCAAAACGCACGGAATGAAGAACAAAAGCGATTTGGAAGAGATTGTCGAGAAGAGCCTCAAGCAGGCGGCGATTTGGGATGAAGTCAAGGACCGCATGAAGAAAAGTGCTTTGGGCCTTTCGGGAGGGCAACAGCAGAGGCTATGCATAGCAAGGGCCCTGGCGGTGGAACCTGAGGTCATATTAATGGATGAGCCTACATCGGCGCTAGATCCAATTGCGACTTCAAAAATCGAGTCCCTAGTGGAGGAGCTCAAGAAGAGCTACACTATAGTCATCGTTACGCATTCGATGCAGCAGGCGGCCAGAATTTCAGACAACACGGCGTTTTTCATACTTGGAGAAATGGCCGAGTTTAACGTGACAAACAAGATTTTCACAAATCCGATGGACAAGCGTACAGAGGACTATATAACCGGAAGGTTCGGATAA